The genomic DNA GCGCCTCGGCGGTCTGGGCGAGACGGGCGGCCATCGTGGCGACCGTGCCGGTCTGGGAGTAGTAGATGATCGTGAGCTTGGTGGGCGCCATGGTGGCCTCTCCTCGGGAGTAGTTGACTGCTCAACCATATCGGATCCGGCGCTATTCCTCAGCGACTCCGACAGGTCGGCGGAGGGCGGGCCCGCCTAGGCTGCCGCCACACCGCCGACCCGTGCACAGAGGAGGGACGTCATGTCGTCACGCAAGGACCAGCAGCCCGTACGCGCCCTCGCGCGGGTGCTGCTCGGGGGCGTGCTCGCCTTCGCCGGCACGACCCACCTCACGGTGGCGCGCGAGGAGTTCCGGGCGCAGGTCCCCGAGACGGTGACGCGAGTGCTGCCGCTCACCACCGACCAGGTCGTGCTCGCCTCCGGCGTCGCGGAGATCAGCCTGGGCGCCGCCCTCGCGCTCGCCCCGGCGCGGCACCGCGAGCTGGTGGGGAACGCGGCCGCGGCGTTCTTCACCGCGATCTTCCCCGGCAACATCGCCCAGCTCGTCCACCACCGAGACGGCTTTGGCCTCGACACCGACAGCAAGCGCGCCCTCCGCCTCCTGGGCCAGCCCGTCCTCGTCGCGTGGGCGCTCTGGTCCACCCGCACCGGCCGCGCCTGACGTACCCGAGAACGCTGCGCGGGGTAGGGGTGGACGCATGAGCCCACCCCGGCGGCGTCCCGAGCTGCCCCGACCGGGTCATGCACGAGGCGTACGACGCCGAGCTCTCGAGCGCCGGCTACTGGCCGGGCGGGCGCGAGGAGGGCGCCTTCTACTCCTACGCCTACCCCGAGCCGCCCGGCTACCGAACTTCCACCCTGACGACGCCGGGGGCCGAGTTCGACACCGGGCTGGGCGAGCTCGTCCTCCCGTACGCGACCGTGCGGACGGCGGCGGACCCGGAAGCCACGCTGCTCGGCTTCCTCCGCGAGACCGCGGCCCTGGCCGCCGACCTCGCCGGCTGGCCGCCCACGGCCTGAGCCCGCCCGGCCGGACCCCGCCTACTGCCCCGGGTCGCCCGCGGGCAGCGGGACCGGGTCGGCCGAGGGCGTGCCGAGCTGCGGCGTGCCGTCGGCGGCGAACGTGACGGGCTGGGCGTAGACCTCGCGGTCGGACCCGCAGCTGCCCTCAGGGTTGGTGACCGCGTGGTAGAGGTTCCAGGTCTGCGAGCCGTCGGCCGAGGTGAAGAAGCTGTTGTGGCCCGTCCCGTAGAGCCCGCTCCCCTCCTGCGGCGCGAAGACCGGCGTCGGCGACTTCGTCCAGGAGGCCGCGTCGAGCAGGTCGGCGCCGGTGTCGGCGCTCAGCATGCCGAGGGCGTACTGGGGGGTCCAGCAGCCGGAGCCCGAGTAGGTCACGAACACCCTGCCGTCGCGCACGAGCGCCGCGGGACCCTCGTTGACGAGCACGCCGACGTCGCCGGCGTGGGTCTCCCAGTCGAGCTCGGGCCGCGACAGCCGCAGCACCGGACCCGTCACCGAGGTCGGCGAGTCGAGCCGTGCGAGGTAGAGGTCCTGCTCGCCGTTAGTTGCGCCGGGCCAGCCCGACCAGATGACGTACGAGGTGTCGCCGACCGCGAAGACGGTCGCGTCGATCGCCCAGCGGTCCCCGGGCAGCCGGAGCCGGCCCTCGAACGTGTACGGCCCGGTGACCGAGTCGGCGGAGAGCACGTACGTGCGGTGGTTCTCGTTGTCGCCGTCGTCGGCGGCCACGTAGACGTACCAGCGGCCGTCGATCTCGTGCAGCTCCGGCGCCCACCACTCGCAGCACGGCGACCCGCCGTCGCCGCCGCTGATGACCGTCTGCTCCGGCGCCGTCGAGAGCGTGGCCAGCGAGGTCGCGCTCCGCATCACGACGCCGTTGCCGTCGCTCGCGGACATGATCTGGTGGTACTGCCCTTCGGTGTGGACGAGGAACGGGTCGGCCCCCTGGCCGAGCACCGGGTTGTCGAGCATCGCGCCTCCCGCGGTCGTGGTGGTGGACGGAGCCGGGCCGGACCGGTCGGCGGCGTCGCCGGTGCCCCCGGTGCCGCTCGTGCAGGCCGCCAGGAGCACCAGGACGGCCAGCAGGCCCGGCACCCGTGCGCCGGCCCGGCTGCGTCGCGTCACCCCTTGAGCCCGCTGCGCGCGACGCCCTCGACGATGTTGCGCTGGGCGAGGATGAACAGCACGATCGCCGGCACGCTGGCGATCGCCGCACCGGCCATGACCACCGGGTAGTTGATCGTGAAGGCGCCCTGGAGGATCGACAGGCCCGCCGGCAGGGTCAGGGTGCCCGGGCTGAAGAGCACGAACACCGGCCAGAGGAAGTCGTTGTAGTTGGTGAGGAACGACAGCACCAGCAGCGTCGAGATCCCCGGCTTGGACAGCGGCAGCACGACCCGGAAGAAGGTCTGCCACCGGTTCGCGCCGTCGATCTCGGCGGCCTCCTCCAGCTCCATCGGCAGGCTCGAGAAGAACTGCCGCAGGAAGAACACCCCGAACGCGCCGCCGGCACTGGGCAGGATGACCGCCCAGAGCGTGTCGAGCCAGCCGAGGGAGTTGACGATCAGGTAGTTCGGGATGAGGAAGACGAACCCCGGGACGAAGAGCGTCGCGATGATCAGGCCGAAGACGACCCTCTTGCCCGGGAAGTCGAGCCGGGCCAGCGCGTACGCGGCCAGCGCCGCGGTGGCCGTGACGATCACCGAGTTCGCCACCCCGGCCAGCAGGCTGTTGAGGAACCAGCGGATCACCGGGGTCTGGCTGCTGGTGTCGAGCAGCGGGCGGTAGCCGTCGGCCGTCGCCGGCCGCGGGAACAGCTGGGGCGGGATCGAGGTCGCCCCGTCGGGCGTCTTGAACGAGGTCAGGAACATCCACAGCAGCGGGCCGACGAAGACGGCGGTCAGCAGCACCAGCACCACCACGAAGGCGACCCGGCTGAGCGGGGAGCTGCGCTGTCCGCGGCCCGGACGGTTGGGCTCGAGGCCGTCTGCGGAGGTCGAGGTGGAGGCGGTGGACAGCGGTGCGGCGGCGCGGGCTGCGGTGCTCACGATTCGTCCTGTCGTTCCCGGAACACGCGGAAGACGACCAGGCTGATGATCAGCAGGAAGATCGCCAGGATGTAGCTCATGGCGGCAGCGGCACCCATCCGGAAGCTGCTGAGCCCCTCGGTCGCGATGTAGCCGATGATCGTCCGGGTCGAGGTGCCCGGCGCGCCCTTGGTCAGCAGCAGCTGCTGGCCGAACATGTTCGCCGAGGCGAGGATCGTCGTGGTGACCACGAAGACCAGGACGGGCCGCAGCCCGGGCAGGGTCACGTTCCAGAACTGCTGGCCCCGGCTCGCGCCGTCCATCTCGGCCGCCTCGTACAGCTCGCGGGGGATGTCGGTGAGCCCGGCGAGGTAGATCGTCGCGTTGAACCCGAGGGTCCACCACACCGTCATCCCGACCAGACTCACCCACACCCACGGCAGGTCCGTGGTCCAGGGGACGTTGCGCCCGAGGAAGTAGTTCACGACCCCGACGTTCGGGTCGAGGATGTAGCGGAACAGCAGCCCGATCACCGCGACGCCGAGCACGTACGGCAGGAAGAACACGGCGCGGAAGAAGGTCCGCCCCGGGAACTTGCGGTTGAGCAGGACGGCGATGCCGAGCGGCAGGACGACCAGGCAGGGCACGCTCAGCCCGGTGAAGATGCCGGTCGCGCCCATGCTCTGCCAGAAGTCGCCGAAGTCGCGCGAGCCCGGCGTGAAGAGCGAGACGTAGTTGTCGAGCCCGACCCACGGCTTGAACGGCAGCACGAAGTCGTAGTCGTGCAGGCTGATCCAGATCCCGTAGACCGCCGGCGCGATGATGAACGCGCCGAACAGCACGAGGTAGGGCGCCAGGAAGAGGTACGCGGTCAGCGGCCGGGACCGCCTCCCCGTCCTCGGCGCGGACGCACGACGCGGCCGGCGGGCGGCGGCGACCGGCGCCGCCACCCCTCCGACCTGCGTCTCAGCGGTGACCGCCACGGCTCAGGCGCCGTACTTCTTGAGGTTGTCCTGCAGGATCGAGGTCGCCTTCTTGGCGCCGTCGCTCAGCGCCTGCTGCGGCGAGGCCTTGCCCAGGACGGCGTTGTTGACCGCGGTGTAGAGCTCGGTCAGCGCGTCGCCGATGCCCGCGGTCGCCGGCGGGAAGTGCACGTACTGCGCCTCGGGGGCGAGCGAGTACTCCTCCTTGAGCGCCTTGAACTCGGGGCTCTCCGCCACGCTGAGCTTGGCGGGGATCTTGCCGCTGGTCGCCCACTCGGCCGACTTCTGGCTGACCCAGTTGATGAAGTAGCGCGTCGCGTCGACCTTGTTCTGGTCGGGCCTGGTCTGGCGCAGCTGCACGAACTGGTGGCTGTTGCCCCACACGCCCTGCTGGGAGCCGATCTGCGGGACCGGCCCGACGCCCCAGCTGATCTTGTCCTGGGCCTTGAGGTCGTTGATCTGCCAGATGCCGTTCCAGTTGAAGGCGTTCTTGCTGTTCTTGAACGCGATGTAGTCGGCGTCCTGCCCGACGTTCTTGGGGCTGTAGCCCTGGTCGACCATGCTCGTCAGCCAGGTCAGCGCCTCGACGGCCTCGGGCGAGTCGAACGTCGCCTTGGTGACGCCGGCGTCGAAGGCGTCGCCGCCGAACTGCCACAGCAGCGACATGTACGTGAACGCGCCGGTGAACTGGAAGGGCGAGACCCAGAAGCCCTGCGTGCCCTTGCCCTTGAGCTCGGCCAGGACCGACTCGTAGTCGGACCGCGTCATCGGGGGCTTCTCGGCGTCGAGGCCGGCCTTGTCGAGGACGTCCTTGTTCCAGTAGAGCGCCAGCGGGTGGATGTCGAGGGGGATGCCGAAGCGCTGCCCCTTGTACGTCCCGCCCTGCCAGACGGCGCTGGAGAAGTCGGACTCCTGCAGGTTCAGCGCGGCGGCGACCTGGTCGATCGGGGTGATGATGTTGCGCGCGGCGTTGGTCGGGATGTCGTCGATGTGCATGCACGCGACGTCGGGGCCCTTGCCGGTGCTCACCGCGGCCGGGAGCTTCGTGAAGAAGTCCGCCCACTGGTAGATGTTCATCTCGACCTTGACGTTGGTCGCCTGCGCGTTGAACTCGCTGACGATCTTCTTGATCACGTCGCCGTCGCCGCCGGTGAAGCCGTTCCAGAACGCGATCGTCACCGCAGGGCCGCCGTAGCTGGCGCCGCCGGAGCCCGTGTCGGGCGCGCCCGGCGTGCCCGGCGCGCTGTTGCCCCCGCCGCAGGCGGCCAGGGCGAGCCCGGCACCCCCGAGCACGAGGAAGCGGCGGCGGCTGAAGCCGGCGGCGACCGCGGCGAGGCCGGGGCTGGTGGTGGTGGTCGTCGTCATCGA from Microlunatus sagamiharensis includes the following:
- a CDS encoding glycoside hydrolase family 43 protein, which translates into the protein MTRRSRAGARVPGLLAVLVLLAACTSGTGGTGDAADRSGPAPSTTTTAGGAMLDNPVLGQGADPFLVHTEGQYHQIMSASDGNGVVMRSATSLATLSTAPEQTVISGGDGGSPCCEWWAPELHEIDGRWYVYVAADDGDNENHRTYVLSADSVTGPYTFEGRLRLPGDRWAIDATVFAVGDTSYVIWSGWPGATNGEQDLYLARLDSPTSVTGPVLRLSRPELDWETHAGDVGVLVNEGPAALVRDGRVFVTYSGSGCWTPQYALGMLSADTGADLLDAASWTKSPTPVFAPQEGSGLYGTGHNSFFTSADGSQTWNLYHAVTNPEGSCGSDREVYAQPVTFAADGTPQLGTPSADPVPLPAGDPGQ
- a CDS encoding DoxX family protein, producing MSSRKDQQPVRALARVLLGGVLAFAGTTHLTVAREEFRAQVPETVTRVLPLTTDQVVLASGVAEISLGAALALAPARHRELVGNAAAAFFTAIFPGNIAQLVHHRDGFGLDTDSKRALRLLGQPVLVAWALWSTRTGRA
- a CDS encoding ABC transporter substrate-binding protein, producing MTTTTTTSPGLAAVAAGFSRRRFLVLGGAGLALAACGGGNSAPGTPGAPDTGSGGASYGGPAVTIAFWNGFTGGDGDVIKKIVSEFNAQATNVKVEMNIYQWADFFTKLPAAVSTGKGPDVACMHIDDIPTNAARNIITPIDQVAAALNLQESDFSSAVWQGGTYKGQRFGIPLDIHPLALYWNKDVLDKAGLDAEKPPMTRSDYESVLAELKGKGTQGFWVSPFQFTGAFTYMSLLWQFGGDAFDAGVTKATFDSPEAVEALTWLTSMVDQGYSPKNVGQDADYIAFKNSKNAFNWNGIWQINDLKAQDKISWGVGPVPQIGSQQGVWGNSHQFVQLRQTRPDQNKVDATRYFINWVSQKSAEWATSGKIPAKLSVAESPEFKALKEEYSLAPEAQYVHFPPATAGIGDALTELYTAVNNAVLGKASPQQALSDGAKKATSILQDNLKKYGA
- a CDS encoding carbohydrate ABC transporter permease; translated protein: MAVTAETQVGGVAAPVAAARRPRRASAPRTGRRSRPLTAYLFLAPYLVLFGAFIIAPAVYGIWISLHDYDFVLPFKPWVGLDNYVSLFTPGSRDFGDFWQSMGATGIFTGLSVPCLVVLPLGIAVLLNRKFPGRTFFRAVFFLPYVLGVAVIGLLFRYILDPNVGVVNYFLGRNVPWTTDLPWVWVSLVGMTVWWTLGFNATIYLAGLTDIPRELYEAAEMDGASRGQQFWNVTLPGLRPVLVFVVTTTILASANMFGQQLLLTKGAPGTSTRTIIGYIATEGLSSFRMGAAAAMSYILAIFLLIISLVVFRVFRERQDES
- a CDS encoding carbohydrate ABC transporter permease, which gives rise to MSTAARAAAPLSTASTSTSADGLEPNRPGRGQRSSPLSRVAFVVVLVLLTAVFVGPLLWMFLTSFKTPDGATSIPPQLFPRPATADGYRPLLDTSSQTPVIRWFLNSLLAGVANSVIVTATAALAAYALARLDFPGKRVVFGLIIATLFVPGFVFLIPNYLIVNSLGWLDTLWAVILPSAGGAFGVFFLRQFFSSLPMELEEAAEIDGANRWQTFFRVVLPLSKPGISTLLVLSFLTNYNDFLWPVFVLFSPGTLTLPAGLSILQGAFTINYPVVMAGAAIASVPAIVLFILAQRNIVEGVARSGLKG